In Vibrio marisflavi CECT 7928, the following are encoded in one genomic region:
- the iglE gene encoding type VI secretion system lipoprotein IglE, with amino-acid sequence MLRRLKYLVLLFALPLTGCAWFSSGKPIAPTNTLNINIQMEKTSNLGHAITVLIQQPTNMDAFVGQSYASLSQEALDKNMTRYVYLAKSEDHHLVLPVSDTPLAIYFILDHQPVSGWNYLINSPQGAVQSFTVNTSNVTRTQNIELKAKSDDSSKKKS; translated from the coding sequence ATGTTAAGAAGATTGAAATACCTAGTACTACTGTTTGCCTTGCCTTTAACAGGGTGCGCTTGGTTTTCTTCAGGCAAACCTATCGCTCCAACGAATACACTCAACATCAATATTCAAATGGAGAAGACGTCGAACCTAGGCCATGCGATTACGGTTTTGATTCAACAACCGACCAATATGGACGCCTTTGTCGGGCAGTCTTACGCATCGCTAAGCCAAGAAGCACTAGATAAAAATATGACTCGCTATGTCTACCTAGCGAAATCTGAAGACCATCATCTTGTACTGCCGGTATCAGATACGCCATTAGCGATCTACTTCATCCTAGATCATCAGCCTGTATCTGGATGGAACTACCTAATTAATTCACCTCAAGGCGCAGTTCAGTCGTTCACTGTGAACACTTCAAATGTCACACGCACTCAGAACATTGAACTGAAAGCAAAGTCTGACGACTCAAGCAAGAAGAAGTCATAG